A window of the Garra rufa chromosome 10, GarRuf1.0, whole genome shotgun sequence genome harbors these coding sequences:
- the rgs5b gene encoding regulator of G-protein signaling 5b, giving the protein MCRSLEHLPISCLERAKELKARFGSFLLKQELNIMGHSQKPDKLTLDDRQKWSFHELLAHKEGLCAFTTFLSSEYSEENIAFYLACEDYRNTKSSSKLCVKARKIYEEFICSDAPREVNLDHETRSITLKNMEQSTLSCFNLAQSKIYTLMEKDCYPRFLKSAIYQELITQHVG; this is encoded by the exons ATGTGCCGATCACTAGAGCATCTGCCAATCTCCTGCCTGGAAAG GGCAAAGGAGCTCAAAGCTCGGTTTGGAAGTTTTCTTCTAAAGCAAGAGCTTAATATCATGGGCCACTCACAAAAACCTGACAAACTAACACTGGACGACAGACAGAAATGGTCTTTCCATGAACTCCTGGCTCACAAAG agggactGTGCGCTTTCACAACGTTCCTGTCATCTGAGTACAGCGAGGAAAATATTGCTTTCTATTTGGCTTGCGAGGACTACAGGAACACAAAGAGCTCCTCCAAGCTTTGTGTCAAGGCCAGGAAAATCTATGAGGAGTTCATCTGCTCTGACGCACCAAGAGAG GTGAATCTTGACCACGAAACTAGAAGCATCACTCTGAAGAATATGGAGCAGTCCACATTGTCCTGCTTCAACCTTGCCCAGAGTAAAATTTACACCCTCATGGAGAAAGACTGCTACCCTCGTTTCCTCAAGTCAGCAATCTACCAGGAACTCATTACACAGCATGTGGGTTAA